The following proteins are encoded in a genomic region of Balaenoptera ricei isolate mBalRic1 chromosome 14, mBalRic1.hap2, whole genome shotgun sequence:
- the CCDC62 gene encoding coiled-coil domain-containing protein 62 isoform X4 — MLAVHRRQLLSWEEDRQKVLTLEERCSKLEGELHKRTEIIRSLTKKVKTLESNHIECQSTLQKTQLQLQEMAQKATHSTLLSEDLEARNENLSNTLVELSAQVGQLQAREQALTTMIKLKDKDIIEAVNHIADCSGKFKLLEHALRDAKAVETCIVKEKQDYKQKLKALKIEVNKLKEDLNEKTTENNEQREEIIRLKQEKSCLHDELVFTVEREKRKDELLDIAKSKQERMSAELHNLRQIYIKQQRDLQFLNFNVENSQELIQIYDSKMEESKALESSREMCLSDLENNHLKVDFRREEDQKSLVKDQKFETTLVQQNKSDKSSYDVCKEKKLQVNTSFGGKSVIAVSSLFAKDLVEKQKSWSLGGKIQTEPENKSTFCKIHAKSPKGDGVGVQNEEKQLSETSASVSGEKWHDVSLYLGLANCSGSKQPEKLDVECQDHLERSGVSCCHKSEACLDESDARLDESDMWESKCCHPSNFTIEAPGHMSDVEWMSIFKPSKVQRIVRHKSVCTCSESASGTKYNSSTSELIAIQQSHCLGSSKSALREGEKFIETESSSDKKNSSEILLVNKNAALPSEKDDLSPTSKLQRLLAESRQMVTGLELSTLLPRSSENLSSSARNNVEVSEESAEKNTLLSN, encoded by the exons ATGCTTGCAGTACATCGAAGGCAACTTCTTTCATGGGAAGAGGATCGGCAGAAAGTGCTGACTTTGGAAGAACGTTGCAGCAAATTAGAAG GTGAACTAcataaaagaactgaaataatCAGGTCACTCACAAAGAAGGTAAAAACCCTTGAATCGAATCACATTGAATGCCAAAGTACTCTTCAAAAGACTCAACTACAGCTTCAAGAAATGGCCCAAAAGGCAACCCATTCCACTCTCCTCTCTGAAGACCTTGAG GCTAGAAACGAAAATCTCAGCAACACATTAGTGGAACTTTCTGCTCAAGTGGGACAATTGCAAGCTCGAGAACAGGCTCTCACCACCATGATAAAGCTGAAG GACAAAGATATTATCGAGGCAGTCAATCACATTGCTGACTGTTCGGGTAAATTTAAATTGTTAGAGCATGCCTTACGCGACGCTAAGGCGGTGGAGACCTGTATTGTGAAAGAAAAGCAAGATTATAAGCAGAAATTGAAGGCACTTAAGATTGAAGTCAATAAGCTAAAAG AGGAtctaaatgaaaagacaacagaaaataaTGAACAACGAGAAGAGATCATTCGCCTCAAGCAAGAGAAAAGTTGCCTGCATGATGAATTGGTTTTTACTG tagagagagaaaaaaggaaagacgAGTTACTGGATATTGCAAAGTCAAAGCAAGAACGCATGAGCGCAGAGCTGCATAATCTGAGACAG ATTTACATAAAACAACAGCGTGACCTGCAGTTTCTTAATTTCAATGTGGAAAATTCTCAGGAATTAATACAGATATATGACTCAAAGATGGAGGAATCAAAGGCCCTGGAATCCAG CAGAGAAATGTGTTTATCAGACCTTGAAAATAACCACCTAAAAGTCGATTTTAGGAGGGAGGAAGATCAGAAGTCACTGGTTAAGGACCAAAAATTTGAGACCACGTTGGTtcagcaaaataagtcagacaagagCTCTTATGATGTATGCAAAGAGAAGAAACTACAGGTTAATACttcatttgggggaaaaagtGTAATTGCTGTCTCATCTCTATTTGCAAAAGACTTAGTGGAGAAACAAAAGTCTTGGTCTCTGGGAGGAAAAATCCAGACTGAACCCGAAAACAAAAGTACATTTTGCAAGATCCACGCAAAATCACCAAAAGGTGATGGAGTTGGGGTTCAGAATGAAGAGAAACAACTCTCGGAAACATCAGCATCTGTATCCGGTGAAAAGTGGCATGACGTCAGCCTTTACCTGGGCCTGGCCAACTGTTCTGGttcaaaacaaccagaaaagctGGATGTCGAATGTCAAGATCACCTGGAAAGGTCTGGAGTCTCATGTTGCCATAAAAGCGAAGCCTGTCTGGATGAAAGCGACGCCCGTCTGGATGAAAGCGACATGTGGGAATCCAAGTGCTGCCACCCGAGTAACTTCACAATCGAAGCTCCAGGCCACATGTCTGACGTGGAATGGATGAGCATCTTCAAGCCTTCCAAAGTGCAGAGAATCGTGCGCCACAAATCGGTGTGCACTTGTTCGGAAAGTGCCAGTGGAACCAAATACAACTCCTCTACAAG TGAGCTGATTGCCATCCAGCAGTCCCACTGTTTGGGTTCTTCAAAATCTGCCTTAAGAGAGGGTGAGAAGTTCATAGAGACGGAGTCCTCTTCTGATAAAAAGAATTCATCTGAGATTTTGTTAGTCAACAAAAATGCAGCACTGCCCAGTGAAAAG